The Verrucomicrobiota bacterium genome contains the following window.
CCCGGCGTCGAGGTCTCCACAGCCGATGGTCATCTCCTCTGCCTCGGCATCACACTCCCTAAAATGAAGGGAGCCCCGGCCCTTGAAGTAGCGGCGGCCGTCAAACAGCGTGGTGGCATCTGCATTGCCCCTCATGCTTACGACTCGTTCCGCGCCGGTATCCGCGAAGAGATTCTCGATCAGCTGGACCTTGCGGCTCTCGAGACCTTCAATGCCGCCGTCACCCTTCGTGGCTTCAATGCCAAGGCCGCCGCCTATGCGGCCCGGCGCGGTCTTGCTGGCACGTCCGCCAGCGACGCGCACCACGCCTCGGCGGCTGGTATCTGCTCCACGGCTTACGAGCTTTCCGAACTCTCAGTCTCGGCCGTGCTCGACGCCATTCCTCGGGGCGGCGAGAGGAACGAAAACTACCTCTCCTTCTCGGAAGGAATGAAGAAAAACTTCGGCAACTTGTTCCGCATTTTTAACCCATCACCAAAGCGGACCTAGGTTCAGGCTTTATTCAGATTCCCCATCCCTTTCATCCCTTTCATCCCTTTCATCCCTTTCATCCCCTTCATCCCCTTCATCCCCTTCATCCCCTTCATCCCCTTCATCCCCTTCATCCCTGTGAGTCTTTTGCCTAACAGTCTAATAGCCTTCAGCCTAAACAACCTTCCAAATGATCGAAAAACATCTCGTCCAAATCACCGCCGAACTCGGCCTCCAGCCCCGTCAGGTCGCCGCCACTGCCGTCCTACTCGAAGAGGGAGCCACCGTCCCCTTCATCGCCCGCTACCGCAAGGAAAGCACCGGGGAACTCGACGAGGTCAAGATCACCGCGATCCGCGATCGCCTGGAGCAGCTGGAGGTGCTCGATAAGCGGCGCGAATCGATCATTGCCTCGCTCGAGGAACGCAAACTCCTCACCGAGGAACTCCGCTTTAAGGTGGAGACTGCCTCCAGCCTGAACTCACTCGAGGACATCTACCTTCCCTTCAAGCCGCGCAAGCGCACCCGTGCGACCATCGCTAAGGAACTCGGTCTGGAACCTCTTTCCGAGATCCTCTGGGCTCAGGATCCCGCGACCGATCCGGAGGCACTCGCTGTCCCCTATGTCGGCAACTCAGTCACCGTCGATGCCAAGACCTCCACCCTCGATACCGTGGCCGCCGTCCTGGCTGGTGCACGAGACATCCTAGCCGAGCGGATTAACGACGACTCCACATTGCGTGCCCAACTCCGCAGCCTCTACCTGAACAAGGGAGTCATCAAATCGACCCTCATTTCCGGCAAAGAAGAGGAGGGAGCCAAGTTCAAGGACTACTTCGACTGGAGTGAACCGGCCGCCACCGCGCCTTCTCACCGCATCCTCGCCATGCGTCGCGGCGAGACCGAGGGATTCCTCTACTTCCGACTCACGCCGCCCGAGAACGAGGCGCTTGGCATTCTCTTCATGCTCTTTGTGAAAGGGAATTCAAGGGCCTCCGAACAGGTGAAGCTAGCCTGCGAGGATTGTCTAAAACGACTGGTGGGCTTCGCCATGGAGGTCGAGGCCCGCGGTTTTTACAAGAAGAAGGCCGACGAGGAGTCGATCCGCGTCTTTGCCGACAATCTCCGTGAGCTCTTGCTAGCCTCCCCTCTCGGACAGAAGATCACACTCGGCATTGATCCCGGATTCCGCACCGGCTGCAAGATCGTCCTGCTCGACCGTCAGGGAAAGCTCCTAGCCAATGAGGTCATC
Protein-coding sequences here:
- a CDS encoding PHP domain-containing protein encodes the protein MRHAFDLHLHTHYSADGRGTPEAMIAAAKQRGLSGIAITDHNTCEAVAYLTKAGLMREDGLPVDGFLIIPGVEVSTADGHLLCLGITLPKMKGAPALEVAAAVKQRGGICIAPHAYDSFRAGIREEILDQLDLAALETFNAAVTLRGFNAKAAAYAARRGLAGTSASDAHHASAAGICSTAYELSELSVSAVLDAIPRGGERNENYLSFSEGMKKNFGNLFRIFNPSPKRT